The following are encoded together in the Pseudomonas maumuensis genome:
- a CDS encoding ABC transporter ATP-binding protein, which produces MADLKIRNLHKGFDGHAIIKGIDLDVRDREFVVFVGPSGCGKSTLLRLIAGLEEVSSGSITLDGADITDTAPAKRDLAMVFQTYALYPHMTVRKNLSFALDLAGVAKHEVTAKVDNAARILELQPLLERKPRQLSGGQRQRVAIGRAIVRNPKIFLFDEPLSNLDAALRVQMRLELARLHQELAATMIYVTHDQVEAMTLADKVVVLNGGRVEQVGSPLELYHHPANLFVAGFLGTPKMGFLRGHLSRNQGNQCEVALECGARIALPLCAGELHTGSQVTLGIRPEHLSISPTCQGAAGSLQVTADVSERLGSDSYCHVRAASGEMLTVRVRGDFAPGYGDALELGFDPSQCHLFDSNGQALDKRLQQVA; this is translated from the coding sequence ATGGCTGACCTGAAAATCCGCAACCTGCACAAAGGCTTCGATGGCCACGCCATCATCAAGGGCATCGACCTGGACGTGCGCGACCGCGAGTTCGTGGTGTTCGTCGGCCCCTCCGGCTGCGGCAAGTCCACCCTGCTGCGCCTGATCGCCGGCCTCGAGGAGGTCAGCAGCGGCAGCATCACCCTCGACGGCGCCGACATCACCGACACCGCCCCGGCCAAGCGCGACCTGGCCATGGTGTTCCAGACCTACGCCCTGTACCCGCACATGACCGTGCGCAAGAACCTGTCGTTCGCCCTGGACCTGGCCGGCGTCGCCAAGCACGAGGTCACCGCCAAGGTCGACAACGCCGCGCGCATCCTCGAGCTGCAACCGCTGCTCGAGCGCAAGCCGCGCCAGCTCTCCGGCGGCCAGCGCCAGCGGGTGGCGATCGGCCGTGCCATCGTGCGCAACCCGAAGATCTTCCTGTTCGACGAACCGCTGTCCAACCTCGACGCCGCCCTGCGCGTGCAGATGCGCCTGGAGCTGGCGCGCCTGCACCAGGAGCTGGCCGCGACGATGATCTACGTGACCCACGACCAGGTCGAGGCCATGACCCTGGCCGACAAGGTGGTAGTGCTCAACGGCGGGCGCGTCGAGCAGGTCGGATCGCCGCTGGAGCTGTACCATCATCCGGCCAACCTGTTCGTCGCGGGATTTCTCGGCACGCCGAAAATGGGCTTCCTGCGCGGGCACCTGAGCCGTAACCAGGGCAACCAGTGCGAGGTGGCACTTGAATGTGGCGCCCGCATTGCCCTGCCGCTGTGCGCGGGCGAGCTGCATACCGGCAGCCAGGTGACGCTGGGGATCCGCCCCGAACACCTGAGCATCAGCCCGACATGCCAGGGTGCGGCGGGCTCGCTGCAGGTGACGGCCGATGTCAGCGAACGCCTCGGCAGCGACAGCTACTGCCACGTACGCGCCGCGTCCGGCGAAATGCTCACCGTGCGCGTGCGCGGCGACTTCGCGCCGGGGTATGGCGATGCGCTGGAGTTGGGATTTGATCCGAGCCAGTGCCATCTGTTTGACAGCAATGGGCAGGCGCTCGACAAGCGTCTGCAGCAGGTGGCCTGA
- a CDS encoding DUF3077 domain-containing protein has protein sequence MDKDEQAKDNGEAKIVSLAGRARQRSIRDWVQAVPGLSTAQVLQETSIILGCITGLTHQALSQPKEAQTLMRATYYLSGLAKAMIDGQLPVHKGQGDG, from the coding sequence ATGGACAAGGATGAGCAAGCAAAGGACAACGGCGAAGCCAAAATCGTCAGCCTGGCCGGGCGCGCTCGGCAGCGTTCGATACGTGACTGGGTGCAGGCGGTACCGGGGTTGTCGACGGCGCAAGTGCTGCAAGAAACGTCGATCATCCTGGGTTGTATCACCGGGCTGACGCACCAGGCGTTGAGCCAGCCGAAAGAGGCGCAGACGCTGATGCGCGCGACGTATTACCTCAGCGGGTTGGCCAAGGCGATGATCGATGGGCAGTTGCCGGTACACAAAGGGCAAGGCGACGGTTGA
- a CDS encoding ABC transporter substrate-binding protein, which translates to MNDSIKACLAAACLSLPLHAQAADTLTIATVNNNDMIRMQRLAKVFEQQHPDIQLKWVVLEENVLRQRLTTDIATQGGQFDVLTIGMYEAALWGAKGWLAPMTDLPADYNLDDVFPSVRNGLSANGTLYALPFYAEASITYYRKDLFEQAGLSMPEQPTWTQLGEFAAKLNHPDQGQYGICLRGKAGWGENMALIGTVANAFGARWFDEQWQPEFSGSEWKNALNFYVNTLKQYGPPGASSNGFNENLALFNSGKCAMWVDASVAGSFVTDKTQSKVADQVGFTFAPKEVTDKGATWLYSWALAIPTSSKSKDTARTFATWATSEAYGKLVAEKEGVANVPPGTRASTYNDAYLAAAPFAKVTLESLKRVDPNHPTLKPVPYVGIQLVTIPEFQAIGTQVGKLFAAALTGQMKVDQVLASAQQSTEREMKRAGYPK; encoded by the coding sequence ATGAACGACTCGATCAAGGCCTGCCTGGCCGCCGCCTGCCTTAGCCTGCCGCTGCATGCCCAGGCCGCCGACACCCTGACCATCGCCACGGTCAACAACAACGACATGATCCGCATGCAACGCCTGGCCAAGGTGTTCGAGCAGCAGCACCCGGACATCCAGCTCAAGTGGGTGGTGCTTGAAGAGAACGTGCTGCGCCAGCGCCTGACCACCGATATCGCCACCCAGGGCGGCCAGTTCGACGTGCTGACCATCGGCATGTACGAAGCCGCGCTGTGGGGTGCCAAGGGCTGGCTGGCGCCGATGACCGACCTGCCCGCCGACTACAACCTCGACGACGTGTTTCCCTCGGTACGCAACGGCCTGTCGGCCAACGGCACGCTGTACGCCCTGCCCTTCTATGCCGAAGCCTCGATCACCTACTACCGCAAGGACCTGTTCGAGCAAGCCGGGCTGAGCATGCCCGAGCAACCCACGTGGACCCAGCTCGGCGAGTTCGCCGCCAAGCTCAACCACCCCGATCAGGGCCAGTACGGCATCTGCCTGCGCGGCAAGGCCGGCTGGGGCGAGAACATGGCGCTGATCGGCACCGTGGCCAATGCCTTCGGCGCACGCTGGTTCGATGAGCAATGGCAACCCGAATTCAGCGGCAGCGAATGGAAGAACGCGCTGAATTTCTATGTGAACACCCTCAAGCAATACGGCCCGCCCGGCGCCTCCAGCAACGGCTTCAACGAAAACCTCGCGCTGTTCAACAGCGGCAAGTGCGCGATGTGGGTCGACGCCAGCGTCGCCGGCTCGTTCGTCACCGACAAGACCCAGAGCAAGGTCGCCGACCAGGTCGGCTTCACCTTCGCGCCCAAGGAAGTCACCGACAAGGGCGCCACCTGGCTGTATTCCTGGGCGCTGGCAATCCCCACCAGTTCCAAATCCAAGGACACCGCCAGGACGTTCGCCACCTGGGCCACCTCCGAGGCCTACGGCAAGCTGGTGGCCGAGAAAGAAGGCGTGGCCAACGTGCCGCCCGGCACCCGCGCCTCGACCTACAACGACGCGTACCTGGCCGCCGCGCCATTCGCCAAGGTCACCCTCGAATCACTCAAGCGCGTCGACCCCAACCACCCCACCCTCAAGCCCGTGCCCTACGTCGGTATCCAGCTGGTGACCATCCCCGAGTTCCAGGCCATCGGCACCCAGGTCGGCAAGCTGTTCGCCGCCGCCCTCACCGGGCAGATGAAAGTGGACCAGGTGCTGGCCTCGGCCCAGCAATCCACCGAACGCGAGATGAAGCGCGCCGGTTACCCCAAGTAA
- a CDS encoding mannitol dehydrogenase family protein, translated as MKLNKPNLDHLPPTVARPSYDPSQLRQGIVHIGVGGFHRAHQAAYTDALMNLGEGLDWAICGAGLRREDRAMRDALAAQDHLYTLFELGDQPDTQVRVIAAINGMLLAEDGAEMLLAKLAEPGIRIVSLTITEGGYCIDDSTGEFRADLPQIQHDLANPQAPQSVFGFLCEALRRRREAGSGPFTVMSCDNLPHNGDVARKALLAFAHLQNHDLARWIDGHVSFPNAMVDRITPMTSPAHRQQLLERHGVDDSWPVVCEPFLQWVVEDKFVAGRPAWEQVGVQFTDDVTPYEEMKIKLLNGSHLALTYLGFLQGYRFVHETLADPLLQRYMRTFMDQDVTPQLAPVPGIDLTRYKHSLTERFANRAIADQLERVCSDGSSKFPKFIVPTANRLIADRKPVERVALVVAAWALYLRGEDERGTRYNIPDPRAADCQARVAQRDGLATRVLGDETIFGSTIPASKAFVSAFERLYDSLREVGVSETLRQVLGD; from the coding sequence ATGAAACTGAACAAGCCCAACCTAGACCACCTCCCCCCCACCGTCGCCCGCCCCAGCTACGACCCAAGCCAATTGCGCCAGGGCATCGTGCATATCGGCGTCGGCGGCTTCCACCGCGCCCACCAGGCCGCTTACACCGACGCCCTGATGAACCTCGGCGAAGGCCTCGACTGGGCAATCTGCGGCGCCGGCCTGCGCCGCGAAGACCGCGCCATGCGCGATGCCCTGGCCGCGCAAGACCACCTCTACACCCTGTTCGAACTGGGCGACCAGCCCGACACCCAGGTCCGCGTGATCGCCGCGATCAACGGCATGCTGCTGGCCGAGGACGGCGCCGAAATGCTGCTGGCCAAGCTCGCCGAACCCGGCATCCGCATCGTCTCGCTGACCATCACCGAAGGCGGCTACTGCATCGACGACAGCACCGGCGAATTCCGCGCCGACCTGCCGCAGATCCAGCACGACCTGGCCAACCCGCAAGCCCCGCAGAGCGTGTTCGGCTTCCTCTGCGAAGCCCTGCGCCGCCGCCGCGAGGCCGGCAGCGGCCCCTTCACCGTGATGTCCTGCGACAACCTCCCGCACAACGGCGACGTCGCCCGCAAGGCCCTGCTGGCCTTCGCCCACCTGCAGAACCACGACCTGGCCCGCTGGATCGACGGCCACGTCAGCTTCCCCAATGCCATGGTCGACCGCATCACCCCGATGACCAGCCCCGCCCACCGTCAGCAGTTGCTCGAGCGCCACGGCGTCGACGATTCCTGGCCGGTGGTGTGCGAGCCGTTTTTGCAATGGGTGGTGGAAGACAAGTTCGTCGCCGGCCGCCCGGCCTGGGAACAGGTCGGCGTGCAGTTCACCGACGACGTCACGCCCTATGAAGAAATGAAGATCAAGCTGCTCAACGGCAGCCACCTGGCCCTCACCTACCTGGGCTTTCTGCAAGGCTACCGCTTCGTCCACGAAACCCTCGCCGACCCGCTGCTGCAGCGCTACATGCGTACCTTCATGGACCAGGACGTAACCCCGCAACTGGCCCCGGTTCCGGGCATCGACCTGACGCGCTACAAGCACAGCCTCACCGAGCGTTTCGCCAACCGCGCCATCGCCGACCAGCTGGAGCGCGTGTGCTCCGACGGCTCGTCGAAATTCCCCAAGTTCATCGTGCCCACCGCCAACCGCCTGATCGCCGACCGCAAGCCCGTGGAGCGCGTGGCCCTGGTGGTAGCCGCCTGGGCCTTGTACCTGCGCGGCGAGGATGAACGGGGCACGCGCTACAACATCCCCGACCCCCGCGCCGCCGACTGCCAGGCCCGGGTGGCGCAGCGCGACGGCCTGGCCACCCGGGTGCTCGGCGACGAGACGATCTTCGGCAGCACGATCCCCGCGTCCAAGGCTTTCGTCAGCGCCTTCGAGCGCCTTTACGACAGCTTGCGCGAAGTTGGCGTGAGTGAAACCCTGCGCCAGGTCCTCGGCGACTGA
- a CDS encoding flavin monoamine oxidase family protein: MSQPQPLDVAIIGGGVSGTYSAWRLQQAHGDSMRIQLFEYGDRIGGRLFSVKLPGLPNVVAEVGGMRYMPGADGHVMVDTLVQHLGLPSKDFPMGNELPKDAPIGAQDNLFYLRGQRFRFRDFVEAPHKVPYDLGWTERGYNPEDLQVNVMNSIYPGFDKLSLAEQMQVQVFGKPIWRYGFWDLLYRVLSNEGYQFMKDAGGYEANVANASAVTQLPATEYSDATVFRTLKDGFQSLPLTLAQRFSEQAGGLVPADQRIQMNRRLAALSYSDDTEYPYRLHLRHTETVNGKTHDLEGEDIIHARQVILALPRRALELIDSPLFDDPWLKDNLGSVLVQSAFKLFLAYEQPWWRNLGLVAGRSVTDLPIRQCYYMGTECDQAGGENTFNSLLMASYNDIGTVPFWKGLEDGPEFIGYTPRSLEGRIANDAVVPRTQFQISDEMVRIAQRQVTQLHAQVELPAPYSAVYHAWDADPYGGGWHEWKANYRLDLIIQKMRHPVKDQQVFIVGEAYSYGQGWVEGALTTAESALQEFFELPRPNWLPASYQLLPTPAPEEIDYATPPMPSHAPQVLDDITQAICAGIKP; the protein is encoded by the coding sequence ATGAGCCAGCCCCAACCCTTGGACGTCGCCATCATCGGCGGCGGTGTCTCCGGTACCTACAGCGCCTGGCGCCTGCAACAGGCCCACGGCGACAGCATGCGTATCCAGTTGTTCGAATACGGCGACCGCATCGGCGGGCGGCTGTTCAGCGTCAAGTTGCCCGGCCTGCCCAACGTGGTCGCCGAGGTGGGCGGCATGCGCTACATGCCCGGCGCCGACGGCCATGTGATGGTCGACACCCTGGTGCAGCACCTGGGCCTGCCGAGCAAGGACTTCCCCATGGGCAACGAACTGCCCAAGGACGCGCCCATCGGCGCCCAGGACAACCTGTTCTACCTGCGTGGCCAGCGCTTCCGTTTCCGCGACTTCGTCGAGGCGCCGCACAAGGTTCCCTACGACCTGGGCTGGACCGAGCGCGGCTACAACCCCGAAGACCTCCAGGTCAACGTGATGAACAGCATCTACCCCGGTTTCGACAAGCTGAGCCTGGCCGAGCAGATGCAGGTGCAAGTGTTCGGCAAACCGATCTGGCGCTACGGCTTCTGGGACTTGCTCTACCGCGTGCTGAGCAACGAGGGCTACCAGTTCATGAAGGACGCCGGCGGCTACGAGGCCAACGTCGCCAACGCCAGCGCCGTGACCCAGCTGCCCGCCACCGAGTACAGCGACGCCACCGTGTTCCGCACGCTCAAGGATGGTTTCCAGAGCCTGCCGCTGACCCTGGCTCAGCGTTTCAGCGAACAGGCCGGCGGCCTGGTGCCCGCCGATCAGCGTATCCAGATGAACCGTCGCCTGGCCGCCCTGAGCTACAGCGACGACACCGAGTACCCCTACCGCCTGCACCTGCGCCACACCGAAACCGTCAACGGCAAGACCCACGACCTCGAAGGCGAGGACATCATCCACGCCCGCCAGGTCATCCTCGCCCTGCCGCGCCGCGCGCTGGAGCTGATCGACTCGCCGCTGTTCGACGACCCGTGGCTCAAGGACAACCTCGGCTCGGTGCTGGTGCAGTCGGCGTTCAAGCTGTTCCTGGCCTATGAGCAACCCTGGTGGCGCAACCTGGGCCTGGTGGCCGGGCGCTCGGTCACCGACCTGCCCATCCGCCAGTGCTACTACATGGGCACGGAGTGCGATCAAGCCGGTGGCGAGAACACCTTCAACTCGCTGCTGATGGCCTCCTACAACGACATCGGCACCGTGCCGTTCTGGAAAGGCCTGGAAGACGGCCCCGAATTCATCGGCTACACCCCGCGCAGCCTCGAAGGGCGCATCGCCAACGATGCGGTGGTGCCGCGCACGCAATTCCAGATAAGCGACGAAATGGTGCGCATTGCCCAGCGCCAGGTCACCCAACTGCACGCCCAGGTCGAACTGCCGGCGCCCTACAGCGCCGTGTACCACGCCTGGGACGCCGACCCGTATGGTGGCGGCTGGCACGAGTGGAAGGCCAACTACCGCCTGGACCTGATCATCCAGAAGATGCGCCATCCGGTGAAAGACCAGCAGGTGTTCATCGTCGGCGAAGCGTATTCCTATGGCCAGGGTTGGGTCGAAGGCGCGCTGACCACCGCCGAGTCCGCCTTGCAGGAGTTCTTCGAACTGCCGCGCCCCAACTGGCTGCCGGCCAGCTACCAGCTGCTGCCGACCCCGGCACCGGAAGAGATCGACTACGCCACCCCGCCCATGCCCAGCCATGCGCCGCAGGTGCTCGACGACATCACCCAGGCCATCTGCGCGGGGATCAAGCCATGA
- a CDS encoding carbohydrate ABC transporter permease — protein MNTSALDTPSLATARPGKRRVGPGWFLVSPSVALLLLWMIVPLGMTLYFSLIRYNLLYPGENQFVGLENFAFFVTDAGFMPGALNTLTLVGSVLAISVVLGVLIAALLEAGEFWGRGVVRVLLISPFFIMPTVSALLWKNLIFHPVSGILAAVWRLFGAQPVDWLAHYPLLSIILIVSWQWLPFAILILMTAMQSQDLEQKEAARLDGAGPLAIFWHLTLPHLARPIAVVVMIETIFLLSVFAEIFTTTSGGPGYESTNLAYLIYNQALLQFDVGMASAGGLIAVLIANIAAIVLVRMIGKNLTARS, from the coding sequence ATGAACACATCGGCCCTCGACACCCCGAGCCTCGCCACCGCGCGCCCCGGCAAACGCCGCGTCGGCCCCGGCTGGTTCCTGGTCAGCCCTTCGGTGGCGCTGCTGCTGTTGTGGATGATCGTGCCCCTGGGCATGACCCTGTATTTCTCGCTGATCCGCTACAACCTGCTGTACCCCGGCGAAAACCAGTTCGTGGGCCTGGAGAACTTCGCCTTCTTCGTCACCGACGCCGGCTTCATGCCCGGCGCCCTGAATACCCTGACCTTGGTCGGCAGTGTACTGGCGATCAGCGTGGTGCTCGGCGTGCTGATTGCCGCGCTGCTGGAGGCCGGCGAGTTCTGGGGCCGCGGCGTGGTGCGGGTGCTGCTGATCTCGCCGTTCTTCATCATGCCCACGGTCAGCGCGCTGCTGTGGAAGAACCTGATCTTCCACCCGGTGTCGGGCATCCTCGCCGCCGTGTGGCGCCTGTTCGGCGCGCAACCGGTGGACTGGCTGGCGCACTACCCGCTGCTGTCGATCATCCTGATCGTCTCCTGGCAATGGCTGCCGTTCGCCATCCTGATCCTGATGACCGCCATGCAGTCGCAGGATCTGGAACAGAAGGAAGCCGCGCGCCTGGATGGCGCAGGCCCCTTGGCGATCTTCTGGCACCTGACCCTGCCGCACCTGGCGCGGCCCATCGCCGTGGTGGTGATGATCGAGACCATCTTCCTGCTGTCGGTGTTCGCCGAGATCTTCACCACCACCAGCGGCGGTCCCGGATACGAGTCCACCAACCTCGCCTACCTGATCTACAACCAGGCGCTGCTGCAGTTCGACGTCGGCATGGCCTCGGCCGGTGGCCTGATCGCCGTGCTGATCGCCAATATCGCCGCCATCGTGCTGGTTCGCATGATCGGCAAGAACCTCACCGCGCGCAGCTGA
- a CDS encoding AraC family transcriptional regulator, with amino-acid sequence MPRTSKVTDPSYELMDDHEGASLIYRQHGFPSPLVRWHFHKEYELHLIVASAGKVFIGDYIGNFAPDTLFLTGPNLPHNWISQVGPDEVVGKRDMLVNFTDEVLEEGCQVFAELTQLAPLLARARYGVEFRDPALIKESRQLLQRIADSRGMSRLGYFFILMEQLASCDDYQLLSTVTSSQLADEHNVERINRAVDYIFQHYAQDLSQNDVAEHLGMTPTYFSRFFKQAAGRGFVEFVNRLRVSKSCELLAKGELPVTEVCFESGFSNLSNFNRRFLQLKGMTPSDYRSLVTQRLTEQNRA; translated from the coding sequence ATGCCCAGAACGAGCAAAGTCACCGATCCATCCTACGAGTTGATGGACGACCACGAAGGTGCCTCGCTGATCTACCGCCAGCACGGCTTTCCCAGCCCGCTGGTGCGCTGGCACTTCCACAAGGAGTACGAACTGCACCTGATCGTCGCCAGCGCCGGCAAGGTGTTCATCGGCGACTACATCGGCAACTTCGCCCCCGACACGCTGTTCCTCACCGGCCCCAACCTGCCGCACAACTGGATCAGCCAGGTCGGCCCCGACGAAGTAGTCGGCAAGCGCGACATGCTGGTCAACTTCACCGACGAGGTGCTTGAAGAGGGCTGCCAGGTGTTCGCCGAGCTCACCCAGCTCGCCCCGCTGCTGGCCCGGGCACGCTATGGTGTCGAGTTCCGCGACCCAGCGCTGATCAAGGAGAGCCGCCAACTGCTGCAACGCATCGCCGATAGCCGCGGCATGAGCCGCCTGGGATACTTTTTTATCCTTATGGAGCAGCTGGCCAGCTGTGACGACTACCAGTTACTGTCAACCGTCACCTCCTCGCAGCTGGCCGACGAGCACAACGTCGAACGCATCAACCGGGCGGTGGACTACATCTTCCAGCACTACGCCCAGGACTTGAGCCAGAACGATGTCGCCGAGCATCTTGGGATGACCCCCACCTACTTTTCGCGCTTCTTCAAGCAGGCGGCTGGGCGTGGCTTCGTCGAGTTCGTCAACCGGCTGCGGGTGAGCAAGTCGTGCGAGCTGCTGGCCAAGGGCGAGCTCCCGGTGACCGAAGTGTGCTTCGAATCGGGCTTCAGCAACCTGTCGAACTTCAACCGACGCTTCCTGCAACTCAAGGGCATGACCCCTTCCGACTACCGCAGCCTGGTGACCCAGCGGCTGACCGAGCAGAACCGCGCCTGA
- a CDS encoding alpha-keto acid decarboxylase family protein, whose translation MSTFTVADYLLTRLKELGLDKVFQVPGDYCSKFMSALDAFDGIDAVGEVYEMGAAYSADGYARVHGLGAVSLQYGVGTFSAVNAIAGAYVERNPVVVISASPSTSDRLKANAQNVLFHHSTGNFEADRNVLEQVTVACEILSDPHRAPWQIDNALIAALTHRQPIYLEAYQDIWGAEVSRPHGQLTPAPRPSNPQALQSLVEATVQRLATARQPLVLLGVEIIRYGLQDAVQRLIDSCGLPFSTTLDAKTVLDESQAPFIGTYAGPASRPETSARVDACDCILAIGVIFTDDYLDLLKARYGEIVQVNCELARAGADYYPNVRLPDYVEALLKALKVDTQFPRPSTALAASRPLLGSGAVPSALSYASFFDSLVSFAQEHRLWQTSTLILGESSSLYVASNINGMPRGSFISDAIWGSLGHETGCALGVALGSGRRPVVVAGDGGFMMVSQSLAALARNKINAVVFVMSNQVYAIEQAFVDPDAFTPDGEFAPFDTLPALDYTALATGYGALGYRVETVEELERLLPQLLMVVQRPVLVEVKIAEKDFAEQIKRLAGVS comes from the coding sequence ATGAGCACTTTTACCGTGGCCGACTACCTGCTGACCCGGCTCAAGGAACTGGGCCTGGACAAGGTGTTCCAGGTGCCGGGGGATTACTGCTCCAAATTCATGAGTGCCCTGGACGCCTTCGACGGTATCGACGCCGTGGGCGAAGTCTACGAGATGGGCGCCGCCTACAGCGCTGATGGCTATGCCCGGGTACATGGCCTGGGCGCGGTGTCGCTGCAGTACGGCGTGGGCACCTTCAGCGCGGTGAACGCCATCGCCGGTGCGTACGTGGAGCGCAACCCGGTGGTGGTGATCTCCGCCAGCCCCTCGACCAGCGACCGCCTCAAGGCCAATGCCCAGAACGTGCTGTTCCACCATTCCACCGGCAATTTCGAGGCCGACCGCAACGTGCTGGAGCAGGTGACCGTGGCCTGCGAGATTCTGTCCGACCCGCACCGCGCGCCCTGGCAGATCGACAATGCGCTGATCGCCGCCCTCACCCACCGCCAGCCCATTTATCTGGAGGCCTACCAGGACATCTGGGGCGCCGAAGTCAGCCGCCCCCACGGCCAACTGACCCCGGCGCCGCGCCCGTCCAACCCCCAAGCCTTGCAAAGCCTGGTCGAGGCCACCGTGCAACGCCTGGCCACGGCGCGCCAGCCTTTGGTACTGCTGGGCGTGGAGATCATCCGCTACGGTTTGCAGGACGCCGTGCAACGCCTGATCGACAGCTGTGGCCTGCCCTTCTCCACCACCCTCGACGCCAAGACCGTGCTCGACGAAAGCCAGGCGCCGTTCATCGGCACCTACGCCGGCCCCGCCTCGCGCCCGGAAACCTCGGCGCGGGTGGATGCCTGCGACTGCATCCTGGCCATCGGCGTGATCTTCACCGACGACTACCTCGACCTGCTCAAGGCCCGCTATGGCGAAATCGTCCAGGTGAACTGCGAGCTGGCACGCGCCGGCGCCGACTACTACCCCAACGTGCGCCTGCCCGACTATGTCGAGGCCCTGCTCAAGGCCCTGAAGGTGGACACCCAGTTCCCCCGACCGAGTACCGCCCTGGCCGCCTCGCGCCCGCTGCTGGGCAGTGGCGCGGTGCCCAGCGCACTGAGCTATGCAAGCTTCTTCGACAGCCTGGTGAGTTTTGCCCAGGAGCATCGTCTGTGGCAGACCAGCACGCTGATCCTCGGCGAAAGCTCGTCGCTGTACGTGGCCAGCAACATCAATGGCATGCCCCGCGGCAGTTTCATCTCCGATGCCATCTGGGGCTCGCTCGGCCATGAGACCGGCTGCGCCCTGGGCGTGGCGCTGGGTAGCGGCCGACGCCCGGTAGTGGTGGCCGGCGATGGCGGGTTCATGATGGTCAGCCAGTCCCTGGCGGCGCTGGCGCGCAACAAGATCAATGCCGTGGTGTTCGTGATGAGCAACCAGGTGTATGCGATCGAGCAAGCCTTCGTCGACCCTGACGCGTTTACGCCCGACGGTGAATTCGCGCCGTTCGATACCCTGCCCGCGCTGGACTATACGGCGCTGGCAACAGGTTACGGCGCGCTGGGGTATCGAGTGGAGACGGTGGAGGAGTTGGAGCGGCTGCTGCCACAGTTGCTGATGGTGGTGCAGCGGCCGGTACTGGTGGAGGTGAAGATTGCCGAGAAGGATTTTGCCGAGCAGATCAAGCGGTTGGCTGGGGTGAGTTGA
- a CDS encoding carbohydrate ABC transporter permease → MLTLKQTRTLKNALLGLLCWAIALVIFFPIFWMLLTSFKTELDAFATPPQFIFAPTLENYLHINERSDYFAYAWNSVLISFSATLLCMLIAVPAAYSMAFFETRHTKRTLLWMLSTKMLPPVGVLMPIYLLAKQFGLLDSRLALIIVYTLINLPIVVWMVYTYFKDIPVDILEAARLDGAGTWQEIVRVLLPIARGGLASTLLLSLILCWNEAFWSLNLTSSAAAPLTALVASYSSPEGLFWAKLSAVSTLACAPILIFGWISQKQLVRGLSFGAVK, encoded by the coding sequence ATGCTGACACTCAAGCAAACCCGCACCCTGAAGAACGCCCTGCTCGGCCTGCTGTGCTGGGCCATCGCCCTGGTGATCTTCTTCCCGATTTTCTGGATGCTGCTGACCAGCTTCAAGACCGAGCTGGACGCCTTCGCCACGCCGCCGCAGTTCATCTTCGCGCCGACGCTGGAGAACTATCTGCACATCAACGAGCGCAGCGACTACTTCGCCTACGCCTGGAACTCGGTGCTGATCTCCTTCTCGGCGACCCTGCTGTGCATGCTCATCGCCGTGCCAGCGGCGTATTCGATGGCCTTCTTCGAAACCCGCCACACCAAGCGCACGCTGCTGTGGATGCTGTCGACCAAGATGCTACCGCCGGTGGGCGTGCTGATGCCGATCTACCTGCTGGCCAAGCAGTTCGGCCTGCTCGATTCGCGCCTGGCGCTGATCATCGTCTACACCCTGATCAACCTGCCGATCGTGGTGTGGATGGTGTACACCTACTTCAAGGACATCCCCGTGGACATCCTCGAAGCCGCGCGCCTGGACGGCGCCGGCACCTGGCAGGAGATCGTCCGCGTGCTGCTGCCGATCGCCCGCGGCGGGCTGGCCTCGACCCTACTGCTGTCGTTGATCCTGTGCTGGAACGAGGCGTTCTGGTCGCTCAACCTGACCTCGTCCGCCGCCGCCCCGCTGACCGCGCTGGTGGCCTCCTACTCGAGCCCCGAAGGACTGTTCTGGGCCAAGCTCTCGGCCGTCTCGACCCTGGCCTGCGCGCCGATCCTGATCTTTGGCTGGATCAGCCAGAAGCAGCTGGTGCGCGGGCTCTCCTTCGGTGCCGTGAAATGA